The DNA segment TGGTGATGGAGCCGCTCTCGGTTGTAATCACCCCTGCACCCGCTTCGACGAGCACCTCCTCGGTCGCGCCACCGACCTCCAGCAGGATGTCGATGCGGCGGATCTCGCTGGCTCGAAGCACGATGCCGTCCGCGACGTACGTCTGAAACCCGGAGAGCTCCGCCCGCAGGCGATACATCCCCGGCTGAAGGTCGGCAGCCTCGAAGTTGCCATTCTCATCGGAGACGACGGAGCGGGCCTGAACGTTGGTATCCACGGCCGTCACGGTAATCGTCGCCCCAGGGATGACGGCACGCGTTGCATCCGCGACCGTGCCACGGATGGTTGAAAGCGAGGACTGTGCGAGCAGCGTCTCCGCGTCGAGACCAAGGAGCAGGAATGCGCCGACGCAGAACGACCCCACGAGCTTCACCCACCAGCCGGTGGATGTCGGCGTCACTGTGGCTGACATGTCTCCCCCCTCCATCCAACTTCCCTCACGTCCAGACGCTGGCTTGCCCAGCCGAAGCGAGCGTAGGCGGGGGCCCCAGCTGATGCGTGTTGCCTGCTTCGTGGCGGTCACCGGCGGCCACGACGTAGGGGATTCAATCGAGTTAATGTAGCGATTTATTTATAGTCAAGTCGTTCCTCGAGATCAAGAGCGATTTATGACTGCTCTCGCGGCCCCCGCGATGAGCGACCAAGCAGTCGCGTACGAAGACCAGGTCATGTATCCCTATACGGCGGAGCCAGGAAAGGCGGTACCCTCATGCAATGGTTGTCCTCCGGTGTACGCAGGGGCTCCTCCTGAGACTGAAACAGTTCCATGATGTGCCCCCCGTCGAGTCCACCACCCGGCTCGGCGACTGGTACGGGAACATCCTCTGACGCGACGCTGAAGCCGCCGGCGGAATATGAAGCACGTTATTGTGAGCGGGCCGCAGTGGCCTGAGTCACATTAACTGCTCTCCGAGATTCCCGGTACGATTCAGTCGGCTGAGGATTTACCTCCGTCAGCGTGGCGTCTAGCTGTGCTATAATCCACGGCACAGCTACCTACGAAAGGTCCCGGGGAGGAACCATTCATGGTGCGAGTGTGCGCCGTCGTCGTCTCCGGGGTGCTCGTCGCAGGATGTGGGCAGTCCGCCCCAGATGCCCGCGAAAGCAGCAGCGCTCCCGCCGATCCGACTTCACAGTATTTCGACGATTCCGGACGTGACGATGTCCTTGCAGGCGGCGTGAAGATGATCCCGATCACCACGCCTAAAGGGACGTTTCGCGTCTGGACCAAACGCGTCGGCAACAATCCGCGCGTCAACGTGCTGTTGCTGCACGGCGGATCCCGCACTTCTACACCGAGCACTTCCTCCGCATGCCGCCCGATCAGTGGCCCGATCCGGTGAACCGCGCGTTTGCCCATCTGAACCACGCGATCTACGTACCGCTTCAAGGACCGAGCGAGCTGGGCGTTAGCGGCAAGCTGGAAAACTGGGATCGCTCGGCCGATCTCAAGAGAATAGCCGTGCCAACGCTCGTCATCGGCGCCAGGTACGACACGATGGACCCGAGCCACCTGGAGATGATGTCAAGGCAGGTCCAGCGCGGTCGGTATTTGCACTGCCCGAACGGCAGCCACATGGCGATGTATGACGATCAAAAGATGTACTTCGAGGGGCTGATCAAGTTCGTGGCCGACGTCGACGGTGGACGCTTCTAACGGTAACCGACATACGGCAGCGGCGCCCTCGAACGGCAGACACCATCCATTCGAGGGCGCCGCCTACTGGTCGCTCCGACTTCCACCAGTGACTGTCAGGACGCCGGCTGCGCCTCCTCTTCGAACGGGCGCACTTCGCACTCACCCTCGAACGTCGGCCAGTGCCTTATTAGCTCCTTGTGGCCGGTCGGTCCAGGTCAGCTTGCGGGGCCGCCTGGGTATCGGCCTCTATTCTGACGTCGATCCGGGCGCGGCGAAATCGACACGCGACCGATAGCCGTCATGCTCGCTGTGCAGGCTGGTCGTTACCCTTCAGCTTGTGGCGGAGCGCCCTCATGACGCGGTGGGTGGTTTCTATGTCCTTGACCGACAGTCCGTCCGACAGGCTGTTGATCCAAGGAGCCTGCAGGCGCATGGCGGCGTCGAACGTCTGGCTTCCCTTCTTGGTCAGAACCACGAGCTGTGCCCGCCGGTGATGCGGGTTCGCCTCGAATGCAACGAGGCCGCTTCTGTGCAGGTCGTGGACGATTCGCTGCACGTTCTGCCGGTTGGCGCCCAGGTTGCGGGCGAGCCAGGCGACCGGCTGTGGGCGGTCGGCGGCGACGATGGCGCCGAGGATCTGCCAGCGGGCGCTCGTCAGCCCCAGCCGCGCCACCAGTCGATCGCCGGCAGTCAGCATCAGGTTGTTCAGGCTGAATAGGTCGAGGATAAGGACCGTCAGTGCGTCGCCGGCCGCCGTCCGCTTGGCCTTCGTCATAGTCACTATAGAACCATATTGACATGATAATGTCAATCTGTTATTGTCTTGATGA comes from the Luteitalea sp. genome and includes:
- a CDS encoding MarR family transcriptional regulator produces the protein MTKAKRTAAGDALTVLILDLFSLNNLMLTAGDRLVARLGLTSARWQILGAIVAADRPQPVAWLARNLGANRQNVQRIVHDLHRSGLVAFEANPHHRRAQLVVLTKKGSQTFDAAMRLQAPWINSLSDGLSVKDIETTHRVMRALRHKLKGNDQPAQRA